In a genomic window of Urocitellus parryii isolate mUroPar1 chromosome 11, mUroPar1.hap1, whole genome shotgun sequence:
- the Jun gene encoding transcription factor Jun produces the protein MTAKMETTFYDDALNASFLQSESGAYGYSNPKILKQSMTLNLADPVGSLKPHLRSKNSDLLTSPDVGLLKLASPELERLIIQSSNGHITTTPTPTQFLCPKNVTDEQEGFAEGFVRALAELHSQNTLPSVTSAAQPVSGAGMVAPAVASVAGGSGNGGFSASLHSEPPVYANLSNFNPGALSSGGGGAPSYGAAGLGFPAQPQQQQPPPQPQHHLPQQISVQHPRLQALKEEPQTVPEMPGETPPLSPIDMESQERIKAERKRMRNRIAASKCRKRKLERIARLEEKVKTLKAQNSELASTANMLREQVAQLKQKVMNHVNSGCQLMLTQQLQTF, from the coding sequence ATGACTGCAAAGATGGAAACGACCTTCTACGATGATGCCCTCAACGCCTCGTTCCTTCAGTCCGAAAGCGGTGCCTACGGCTACAGTAACCCCAAAATCCTGAAACAGAGCATGACCCTGAACCTAGCCGACCCGGTGGGCAGCCTGAAGCCGCACCTCCGCTCCAAGAATTCGGACCTTCTCACTTCTCCCGATGTAGGGCTGCTCAAGCTGGCGTCACCGGAGCTGGAGCGCCTGATCATCCAGTCCAGCAATGGGCACATCACTACCACGCCGACCCCCACCCAGTTTCTGTGCCCCAAGAATGTGACTGACGAGCAGGAGGGCTTCGCCGAGGGCTTCGTGCGCGCTCTGGCCGAGCTGCATAGCCAGAACACACTGCCCAGCGTCACGTCGGCGGCACAGCCGGTCAGCGGGGCGGGCATGGTGGCTCCCGCGGTGGCCTCAGTGGCGGGCGGCAGCGGCAACGGTGGCTTCAGCGCCAGCCTGCATAGCGAGCCGCCGGTCTacgctaacctcagcaacttcaaCCCGGGCGCGCtgagcagcggcggcggcggggcgCCCTCCTACGGCGCGGCCGGCCTGGGCTTTCCCGCTcagccccagcagcagcagccaccgCCGCAGCCGCAGCACCACCTGCCCCAGCAGATCTCGGTGCAGCACCCGCGGCTGCAGGCCCTGAAGGAGGAACCGCAGACCGTGCCCGAGATGCCCGGTGAGACGCCGCCCCTGTCTCCCATCGATATGGAGTCCCAGGAGCGTATCAAGGCGGAGAGGAAGCGAATGAGGAACCGCATTGCCGCCTCGAAGTGCCGGAAAAGGAAGCTGGAGAGGATCGCCAGGCTGGAGGAAAAAGTGAAAACCTTGAAAGCGCAGAACTCGGAGCTGGCGTCCACAGCCAACATGCTCAGGGAACAGGTGGCACAACTAAAACAGAAAGTCATGAACCACGTTAACAGCGGGTGCCAACTCATGCTAACACAGCAGTTGCAAACGTTTTGA